The Candidatus Edwardsbacteria bacterium genome has a segment encoding these proteins:
- the murC gene encoding UDP-N-acetylmuramate--L-alanine ligase, giving the protein MFGKIKKIHFVGIGGIGMSGIAEVLLNLGYTISGSDLKFSEVTEHLQKLGATIVEGHRAENVGQAEVVVTSSAVHDDNPEVKAAREKKIPVIRRAEMLAELMRLKVGIGIAGTHGKTSTTSMIGQVLTQAGLDPTLVIGGKVRYLGSNAKLGTGEYLVAEADEFDRSFLKLAPVIAVITTIEAEHLDCYKDLDEIKNAFVEFANKVPFYGAIIACLDERGVQAIMPRLEKRCITYGLSSQADLQARDLRFDGMKTSFEVHNGRGLMGTIKLNLPGVHNVKNSLAAIAVGLDMEIPFEVIAQALSEFNGVYRRFEIKGERNGALVIDDYGHHPTEIEATLKAAKDGFSRRVVAVFQPHLYSRTRDFHTEFGGAFFQADVLLVTDVYPAREEPIQGVTGELIAKAAREKGHRNVHYVADKKDIPGQLEKLVKPNDIVITLGAGDIYKYGEEFLNR; this is encoded by the coding sequence ATGTTCGGAAAAATAAAAAAGATACATTTCGTGGGCATCGGCGGAATAGGCATGAGCGGGATCGCCGAGGTGCTTCTCAACCTGGGCTACACGATCTCGGGCTCCGACCTCAAGTTTTCCGAGGTGACCGAGCATCTGCAGAAGCTGGGAGCGACAATTGTCGAGGGACACCGGGCCGAGAATGTGGGCCAGGCCGAAGTGGTGGTCACCTCATCGGCGGTTCACGATGATAACCCCGAGGTCAAAGCCGCCCGGGAGAAAAAGATCCCGGTGATCCGCCGGGCCGAGATGCTGGCCGAGCTGATGCGCCTGAAAGTGGGCATCGGGATAGCCGGGACCCACGGCAAGACCTCCACCACCTCCATGATCGGCCAGGTGCTGACCCAGGCCGGCCTGGACCCCACCCTGGTGATCGGCGGGAAGGTACGCTACCTGGGCAGCAACGCCAAGCTAGGCACCGGAGAATATCTGGTGGCCGAGGCCGACGAGTTCGACCGATCATTTTTAAAGCTGGCCCCGGTGATAGCGGTCATCACCACCATCGAGGCCGAGCACCTGGACTGCTACAAGGACCTGGACGAGATCAAGAACGCCTTTGTGGAATTCGCCAACAAGGTGCCGTTCTACGGCGCCATCATCGCCTGCCTGGACGAGCGGGGGGTACAGGCCATCATGCCGCGGCTGGAGAAAAGGTGCATCACCTACGGCCTGTCATCGCAGGCCGACCTGCAGGCCAGGGACTTGCGGTTCGACGGGATGAAGACCAGCTTCGAGGTGCATAACGGCCGAGGGCTTATGGGCACCATCAAACTGAATCTGCCCGGGGTGCACAATGTCAAGAACTCCCTGGCGGCCATCGCGGTGGGACTGGACATGGAGATACCATTCGAGGTCATCGCCCAGGCCCTGTCGGAATTCAACGGTGTCTACCGCCGGTTCGAGATCAAGGGCGAAAGGAACGGGGCTCTGGTGATCGACGACTACGGACATCACCCCACCGAGATCGAGGCCACCCTCAAGGCGGCCAAGGACGGCTTCTCCCGCCGGGTGGTGGCGGTCTTCCAGCCCCACCTGTACAGCCGGACCAGGGATTTCCACACTGAGTTCGGCGGGGCCTTCTTCCAGGCCGATGTGCTCCTGGTCACCGACGTCTACCCGGCCCGGGAGGAACCGATCCAGGGGGTGACAGGGGAGCTGATCGCCAAAGCCGCCAGGGAGAAGGGCCACCGCAATGTTCACTATGTGGCCGATAAAAAAGATATCCCGGGCCAGCTGGAGAAACTGGTAAAGCCCAACGACATCGTGATCACCCTGGGGGCCGGGGATATATATAAATACGGGGAAGAATTCCTTAATAGATGA
- the murB gene encoding UDP-N-acetylmuramate dehydrogenase, whose protein sequence is MKIPANILKQLAARAKGQCRFSEPMSRHTSFRIGGPADLLVVPADEADLQNLLAGIYRSGVPCLVLGNGTNLLVLDGGIRGVVIKMTAGFRQAERKENTLKVGAGYALPRLVEGSAEMSLAGLEWGVGIPGSVGGALVMNAGAYGGQMSDIVKKVWGCTRSGDRLTLRAGQINFGYRHSEYPEGYVITGAELEMLEGRKNRIKSAMKQWMEKRQRNQPLSLPSAGCIFKNPVNDSARRLIGVAGLRGRKIGGAKVSSKHANFIVNHGGARASDVLKLIEIIRERTYKTIGVELTPEVKTVGEP, encoded by the coding sequence ATGAAGATCCCAGCAAATATATTAAAACAGCTGGCCGCCAGGGCCAAGGGACAGTGCCGCTTCAGCGAGCCGATGTCCCGCCATACCTCTTTCAGGATAGGCGGCCCGGCCGATCTGCTGGTGGTCCCGGCTGACGAGGCCGACCTGCAGAACCTGCTGGCCGGGATATATAGGTCAGGGGTGCCATGCCTGGTCCTGGGAAACGGCACCAACCTGCTGGTGCTGGACGGCGGCATCCGGGGGGTGGTGATCAAGATGACCGCCGGTTTTCGGCAGGCGGAAAGAAAGGAAAACACCCTCAAGGTCGGCGCCGGATACGCTCTTCCCCGGCTGGTGGAGGGATCGGCCGAAATGAGCCTGGCCGGGCTGGAGTGGGGGGTGGGCATCCCCGGTTCGGTGGGCGGGGCGCTGGTAATGAATGCCGGGGCCTACGGCGGCCAGATGTCGGATATAGTCAAAAAGGTCTGGGGATGCACCCGATCCGGCGACCGGCTGACCCTGCGGGCCGGCCAGATAAATTTCGGCTACCGCCATTCCGAATACCCGGAGGGCTACGTGATCACCGGGGCCGAGCTGGAAATGCTGGAGGGACGAAAAAACAGGATAAAATCCGCCATGAAACAGTGGATGGAAAAAAGACAGCGGAACCAGCCATTGAGCCTGCCCTCGGCCGGCTGCATCTTCAAAAATCCGGTCAATGATTCAGCCCGCCGGCTGATAGGAGTGGCCGGCCTGAGGGGGAGAAAGATAGGCGGGGCCAAGGTCTCCAGCAAGCATGCCAATTTTATCGTTAACCATGGCGGGGCCAGGGCGTCCGATGTGCTGAAGCTGATCGAGATAATAAGGGAAAGAACCTATAAAACTATCGGCGTCGAACTGACTCCCGAAGTAAAGACCGTCGGGGAACCATGA
- the murG gene encoding undecaprenyldiphospho-muramoylpentapeptide beta-N-acetylglucosaminyltransferase, protein MELAIAGGGTGGHLYPGLAVAAAVKRANPQAKITFYGTRRGIESRVLPGTGYGIRYISAQGFLGKNRTAQFFFPLYMMSGVIQSLFYLSKCRPDVILGTGGYVSAPPVMAAWILRIPISLLALDVMPSQAVRFLARFADRIYGGFPECSNYLDKSSRVLFTGNPIRPEIGNIPREKGVEKFDLNGNKRTILVFGGSQGAHSINLAMLEVLKMLDQNGKLKDLQVIFQTGKNDREQISEAVKQYSAGIKVLAYIDQMPYALAAADLVISRSGAGISETLACGLPSILIPYPHAASNHQEYNARSLEKAGAAEMILDQDMNGQVLAEKISDILFDQKKYDLMAQAAKTLARPEAADKIADNIIRMTGKQCSEK, encoded by the coding sequence ATGGAGTTAGCGATAGCCGGTGGAGGGACGGGAGGTCATCTCTATCCTGGTCTGGCCGTAGCCGCCGCCGTTAAGCGGGCGAACCCTCAGGCCAAGATCACATTCTACGGCACCAGGCGGGGAATAGAATCGCGGGTGCTGCCGGGGACCGGCTATGGGATCAGATACATCTCGGCCCAGGGATTTTTGGGGAAAAACAGGACTGCTCAATTCTTTTTCCCGCTGTACATGATGTCCGGGGTCATCCAGTCGCTCTTTTATCTGTCAAAATGCAGGCCAGATGTGATTCTGGGCACAGGGGGATATGTCTCGGCCCCTCCGGTGATGGCCGCCTGGATATTAAGAATACCCATTTCGCTGCTGGCTTTGGATGTGATGCCCAGCCAGGCGGTAAGGTTTCTGGCCCGGTTCGCCGATCGGATATACGGGGGATTTCCGGAATGCTCAAATTACCTCGATAAAAGTTCCCGGGTGCTATTCACCGGAAACCCCATCCGACCGGAGATTGGCAACATACCCCGGGAAAAGGGGGTAGAGAAATTCGACTTGAACGGAAATAAAAGGACCATCCTGGTCTTCGGCGGAAGCCAGGGAGCCCACAGCATCAATCTTGCCATGCTGGAAGTCCTGAAGATGCTCGATCAAAACGGAAAGCTAAAAGACCTTCAGGTAATATTCCAGACCGGGAAAAACGACCGGGAGCAGATCTCAGAGGCCGTCAAACAATATTCGGCAGGGATAAAGGTCCTGGCCTATATCGATCAAATGCCCTACGCCCTGGCGGCCGCCGACCTGGTGATCAGCCGTTCCGGGGCCGGGATCTCGGAAACCCTGGCCTGCGGCCTGCCTTCGATACTGATACCTTACCCCCATGCCGCCAGCAACCACCAGGAATACAATGCCCGAAGTCTGGAAAAAGCTGGTGCAGCAGAAATGATATTGGACCAGGATATGAACGGGCAAGTATTGGCGGAAAAGATATCGGATATTTTATTCGACCAGAAAAAATATGACCTGATGGCCCAGGCCGCCAAAACTCTGGCCCGGCCGGAGGCGGCTGACAAAATCGCCGACAATATAATAAGAATGACGGGAAAGCAATGTTCGGAAAAATAA
- a CDS encoding cell division protein FtsQ/DivIB — MTAYFDRKSAGRLRKKHRQKGKLKAILGLIVLSATLAAGIYGYRQGLEKGIFNIKQVNISGNRMADTAGIMEIAGELSGRVLWRAEYRKAAVRICQKYPAVKRAKFTVWPWGIADLHITERKPLAELQHDGQLVIDPEGVIFRAARMPADRDREKLPRLKTNGAGAHGVWRALRLMEAAPWLENQWLFDPTDEKDIKLWLPGGVAVHFGNGHFKKEWQKLGEVLENLKRENLTATEIDLRFNGQAIIKGQALVQGMADEAGSN, encoded by the coding sequence ATGACCGCGTATTTCGACCGGAAGAGCGCCGGGCGGCTGCGTAAAAAACACCGGCAAAAAGGGAAGCTGAAGGCCATATTGGGTTTGATCGTTTTATCGGCAACGCTGGCGGCCGGGATCTATGGCTATAGGCAGGGGCTTGAAAAAGGGATCTTTAACATCAAACAGGTCAATATCAGCGGGAACCGGATGGCCGATACCGCCGGGATCATGGAAATAGCCGGAGAGCTGAGCGGCCGGGTCCTGTGGAGAGCAGAATACCGCAAGGCCGCGGTCCGGATCTGCCAAAAATATCCGGCGGTAAAAAGAGCCAAATTCACGGTATGGCCCTGGGGGATAGCGGATCTCCATATCACCGAGCGGAAGCCCCTGGCCGAGCTGCAGCACGATGGCCAGCTGGTCATTGACCCTGAAGGAGTGATCTTCAGGGCCGCCCGGATGCCCGCTGACCGCGACCGGGAAAAACTCCCCCGCCTTAAAACCAACGGTGCCGGCGCCCATGGCGTCTGGCGGGCCCTGAGGCTGATGGAGGCGGCCCCCTGGCTGGAGAACCAGTGGCTGTTCGACCCGACCGATGAGAAGGACATAAAACTGTGGCTTCCGGGCGGGGTAGCGGTGCACTTCGGCAACGGCCACTTCAAAAAAGAATGGCAGAAGCTGGGAGAGGTGCTGGAAAACCTGAAGAGGGAGAATCTCACCGCCACCGAGATAGACCTGCGTTTCAACGGGCAGGCCATCATCAAGGGACAGGCACTGGTCCAGGGAATGGCAGATGAAGCCGGAAGCAATTAA